A genome region from Variovorax paradoxus includes the following:
- a CDS encoding alpha/beta hydrolase: MPPVVFSHGNSFPASTYRVVLDSLRNRGFEVDAIEKFGHDPKYPVTDNWPHLVQQLADFAKARADRAGAPVFLVGHSLGGFLSLMCAARHPELARGVVLIDSPILGGWRANTLNMVKRTPLMKSISPGAISRKRRNSWEHREAVFEHFRSKKAFAKWDEQVLHDYIDHGTFDTDDTRALSFDRDVETAIYNTLPHNLGALLRAHPLKCKAAFIGGRQSAEMKRVGMAMTQIVTKGRITMMDGTHLFPMEKPLATAAAVEAALRNLM; this comes from the coding sequence GTGCCTCCCGTCGTTTTCTCGCACGGCAACAGCTTTCCTGCCAGCACCTACCGCGTCGTTCTCGACAGCCTGCGCAACCGTGGCTTCGAGGTCGACGCCATCGAGAAGTTCGGGCACGACCCGAAGTACCCCGTCACCGACAACTGGCCGCACCTGGTGCAGCAGCTGGCCGACTTCGCCAAGGCGCGCGCCGACCGCGCGGGCGCCCCGGTGTTCCTGGTCGGCCATTCGCTGGGCGGCTTCCTGAGCCTGATGTGCGCGGCGCGGCACCCCGAACTCGCGCGCGGCGTGGTGCTGATCGATTCGCCCATCCTCGGCGGCTGGCGGGCGAACACGCTCAACATGGTGAAGCGCACGCCGCTCATGAAGAGCATCTCGCCCGGCGCCATCAGCCGCAAGCGTCGCAACAGCTGGGAGCACCGCGAGGCGGTGTTCGAGCACTTCCGCAGCAAGAAGGCGTTCGCGAAGTGGGACGAGCAGGTGCTGCACGACTACATCGACCACGGCACCTTCGACACGGACGACACCCGCGCGCTGAGCTTCGACCGCGACGTGGAAACCGCCATCTACAACACCCTGCCCCACAACCTCGGCGCACTGCTGCGCGCGCATCCGCTCAAGTGCAAGGCCGCGTTCATCGGCGGGCGCCAGTCGGCCGAGATGAAGCGCGTGGGCATGGCGATGACGCAGATCGTCACCAAGGGGCGCATCACGATGATGGACGGCACCCACCTGTTCCCGATGGAAAAGCCGCTGGCGACCGCGGCGGCGGTGGAAGCGGCGCTGCGCAACCTGATGTGA
- a CDS encoding amidase: MTLAMSWEEWAAHDGIGLAERVRKGDVSAAELAAQAAAGIAKVNPQLDAVVEVFDDVVADPLKDGMNPEGVFAGLPYLMKDLGPTLKGRLQEFGSAMMQGERPAADSFLTQQLRKAGLNIVGRSTTPEFGVCSSVENAFNVTRNPWDLDYTTCGSSAGTAAIVAAGVLPLSHATDGGGSIRIPAGVNGNIGLKVSRGVFSLAPGLSDLSGLVSIQGCHSRTVRDTAAFVDHCRGGAPGEFMPFWSPAEPYSQLLRKDPGRLRIALSHEWGDFRATPHFVAELERVGRFLEGLGHHVEWKLPEVDFQTAFAAQTTCYISNFAQVIDGHLHRLGLERPPVELLEPINIKIWEAGLHTSYTERSKMQAVFNTTSRAFGNFFQQWDIILTPITALPTPRVGTSEYLTTSTNPSVHDWFANLWQNFAYTPLANLCGLPGISLPMAKQENGMPLGIQAQAAQANDGLLLQLAAQIERALDGKWNAGERPGVHVASK; encoded by the coding sequence ATGACGCTCGCAATGAGTTGGGAAGAATGGGCCGCGCACGACGGCATCGGGCTGGCCGAGCGGGTCCGCAAGGGCGATGTGTCGGCCGCCGAGCTGGCCGCGCAGGCCGCCGCGGGCATTGCCAAGGTCAACCCGCAGCTCGACGCCGTGGTCGAGGTGTTCGACGACGTCGTGGCCGACCCGCTGAAGGACGGCATGAACCCCGAGGGCGTCTTCGCCGGCCTGCCGTACCTGATGAAGGACCTGGGCCCCACGCTCAAGGGCCGCCTGCAGGAGTTCGGCTCCGCGATGATGCAGGGCGAACGCCCGGCGGCCGACAGCTTTCTCACGCAGCAGCTGCGCAAGGCCGGCCTGAACATCGTGGGCCGCAGCACCACGCCCGAGTTCGGCGTGTGCAGTTCGGTGGAGAACGCGTTCAACGTCACGCGCAACCCCTGGGACCTCGACTACACCACCTGCGGTTCGTCGGCCGGCACGGCCGCCATCGTGGCGGCGGGCGTGCTGCCGCTGTCGCATGCCACCGACGGCGGCGGCTCCATCCGCATTCCGGCCGGCGTGAACGGCAACATCGGCCTGAAGGTGTCGCGCGGCGTGTTCTCGCTGGCGCCGGGGCTGTCTGACCTGTCGGGGCTGGTGTCGATCCAGGGCTGCCACAGCCGCACCGTGCGCGACACCGCGGCCTTCGTCGACCATTGCCGTGGCGGCGCGCCGGGCGAATTCATGCCGTTCTGGTCGCCGGCCGAGCCGTACAGCCAACTCCTGCGCAAGGACCCGGGCCGACTGCGCATCGCGCTGTCGCACGAGTGGGGGGACTTCCGCGCCACGCCGCATTTCGTGGCCGAACTGGAGCGCGTGGGCAGGTTCCTCGAGGGGCTGGGCCATCACGTGGAGTGGAAGCTGCCCGAGGTTGACTTCCAAACGGCCTTCGCCGCCCAGACCACCTGCTACATCAGCAACTTCGCACAGGTCATCGACGGGCACCTGCACCGCCTCGGGCTGGAGCGGCCGCCAGTCGAGCTGCTGGAGCCGATCAACATCAAGATCTGGGAAGCCGGCCTGCACACCTCTTACACCGAGCGCTCGAAGATGCAGGCGGTGTTCAACACCACTTCGCGCGCCTTCGGCAACTTCTTCCAGCAGTGGGACATCATCCTCACGCCCATCACCGCGCTGCCGACGCCCAGGGTGGGCACCAGCGAGTACCTCACGACCAGCACCAACCCCTCGGTCCACGACTGGTTCGCCAACCTCTGGCAGAACTTCGCGTATACGCCGCTGGCCAACCTGTGCGGCCTGCCGGGCATCTCGCTGCCGATGGCGAAGCAGGAGAACGGCATGCCGCTGGGCATCCAGGCGCAGGCGGCGCAGGCGAACGACGGCTTGCTGCTGCAGCTGGCCGCGCAGATCGAGCGGGCACTGGACGGCAAGTGGAACGCGGGCGAGCGGCCCGGGGTGCACGTCGCGAGCAAGTGA
- a CDS encoding YciI family protein, whose translation MLYAILIHGSEAAMAAADPDAEEDLLERETDLREDLQAQGRLGAVLHLMPDAAITVRHAGDLHPQVTTEPFAETREQLMGLYVVDCESAEEATHLAHRLAFDTGIFEIRPVTWYDPGVLPARVPQV comes from the coding sequence ATGCTCTACGCGATCCTCATCCACGGTTCCGAAGCTGCGATGGCAGCAGCGGACCCCGACGCCGAAGAAGACCTGCTCGAGCGCGAGACCGACCTGCGCGAGGACCTGCAGGCGCAGGGCCGGCTGGGCGCGGTGCTGCACCTGATGCCCGACGCGGCGATCACGGTGCGCCATGCGGGCGACCTGCATCCGCAGGTCACGACCGAACCGTTCGCCGAGACGCGCGAGCAGCTGATGGGCCTCTACGTGGTCGATTGCGAGTCGGCCGAGGAGGCCACGCATCTCGCGCACCGGCTGGCCTTCGACACCGGCATCTTCGAGATCCGGCCCGTGACCTGGTACGACCCGGGCGTGCTGCCGGCCCGGGTGCCGCAGGTCTGA
- a CDS encoding GNAT family N-acetyltransferase, which translates to MPTEHLSQPTFALADALIVDPFYLAISADFAHDMPQRKAVLAAYFAYSLGEAERTGRCLLPEDPALGAAAWLLPRADPVDAAESAAKNEFLAATLGPLGHANYHRIVAFMAQRAPAVVPADAWYLSILAISPAAQGRGLGTRLLAPTLAEADAAGVPCFLETFTPPSVRFYERLGFRREAAHREPVGGSSTSSCAARPLHPCRPRTEPQARRPVSTRPGKSRGYNRQCLATIPENM; encoded by the coding sequence ATGCCGACCGAACACCTGTCCCAGCCCACCTTCGCCCTCGCCGACGCGCTGATCGTCGATCCTTTCTATCTCGCGATTTCCGCCGACTTCGCGCACGACATGCCGCAGCGCAAGGCGGTGCTGGCCGCGTACTTCGCCTATTCGCTGGGCGAGGCCGAGCGCACCGGCCGCTGCCTGCTGCCGGAAGACCCCGCGCTGGGCGCCGCGGCGTGGCTGCTGCCGCGCGCGGACCCGGTCGATGCCGCCGAGTCGGCGGCGAAGAACGAGTTCTTGGCGGCGACGCTCGGGCCGCTGGGCCACGCCAACTACCACCGCATCGTCGCGTTCATGGCGCAGCGCGCACCGGCGGTGGTGCCGGCGGACGCGTGGTACCTGTCGATCCTCGCCATCTCGCCCGCCGCGCAAGGCCGCGGGCTGGGCACGCGGCTGCTGGCGCCGACGCTCGCCGAGGCCGATGCAGCCGGCGTGCCCTGCTTCCTGGAAACCTTCACGCCGCCCAGCGTGCGCTTCTACGAGCGGCTGGGCTTCCGCCGCGAAGCCGCGCACCGCGAGCCGGTCGGCGGTTCGAGTACCTCATCATGTGCCGCCCGCCCTCTGCACCCGTGCCGGCCACGGACTGAACCGCAGGCCCGGCGCCCGGTCTCAACCCGCCCCGGGAAGAGCCGGGGATACAACCGGCAATGTTTGGCAACAATCCCTGAAAATATGTAG
- a CDS encoding response regulator transcription factor, translating into MSSSLIEGAEPVLLSPALIVEDDPAMQERLRHVLSTLGCGEDRIAVTNSVAGAQHLLGERAYGVMLVDIGLPDGSGVELIGWMQTHHPRVPAVVISAWRTEEIIFAALRAGAIGYLLKERDDLELSIALRSIEQGGAPIDPTIARRILAWLATTQTQAAAPQPAEETAPGTEAATDEADARQTALPNALTRRENRILELVSQGLSNREMAESLSISRLTVECHTKNIYRKLAVNSRTEAVFQARRHGLLR; encoded by the coding sequence ATGTCCTCTTCCCTGATCGAAGGCGCCGAGCCCGTCCTGCTTTCTCCCGCACTCATCGTCGAGGACGATCCGGCGATGCAGGAGCGGCTGCGCCATGTGCTGTCCACACTCGGCTGCGGAGAGGATCGCATCGCAGTGACCAACAGCGTGGCGGGCGCGCAGCACCTGCTCGGCGAGCGCGCCTACGGCGTGATGCTGGTGGACATCGGCCTGCCCGACGGCAGCGGCGTGGAACTCATCGGCTGGATGCAGACGCACCATCCGCGCGTGCCGGCGGTGGTCATCTCGGCCTGGCGCACGGAGGAGATCATCTTCGCGGCGCTGCGCGCGGGCGCCATCGGCTACCTGCTGAAGGAACGCGACGACCTGGAGCTGAGCATCGCGTTGCGCAGCATCGAGCAAGGCGGCGCGCCGATCGACCCGACCATCGCGCGGCGCATCCTGGCCTGGCTGGCGACCACGCAGACGCAGGCCGCCGCGCCGCAGCCAGCGGAAGAAACCGCGCCAGGGACCGAAGCGGCAACCGACGAAGCCGACGCCCGGCAAACCGCCCTGCCCAACGCGTTGACGCGGCGCGAAAACAGGATCCTCGAGCTCGTCTCGCAGGGGCTCAGCAACCGCGAGATGGCCGAGTCGCTGTCGATCTCCAGACTGACCGTGGAATGCCATACCAAGAACATCTACCGCAAGCTGGCCGTCAACTCGCGCACCGAGGCCGTCTTCCAGGCGCGGCGGCACGGCTTGCTGCGCTGA
- a CDS encoding sensor histidine kinase, whose product MPYQEHLPQAGRQLAHRGRLPGAAARLAALTGAFLFLFLLLAAAPGPAAAQALQVEAVRAAGWQDTAPPAEGWTPVTLPDSWDTRWPAFEGVVWYRLTWQQPGQVREAGLLLNYLNMAGEVSLNGTVISRDDSLVEPLTRAWNTPRYWLLAPPLLHGGTNVLLVRVSGLAPYQAGLGPVELGTPAAMQARFERERLVRRDLQMLGLAVSAAVAAFFAAWWWLRRRETAYGWFAAMSVLWLLFAYNQIATSPWPFGSNHGWQALNTSLLLTFSVSYLVFVLRYGGRRMPRLEVAALLVAAAGVLDLWLAPLAELAAHRAVWTLVGGLTVIVVNSTAIVHAWRHRGSPLRSIAPFMALSAAMGAHDLLVFTQVIDSNVYYTNMSSYVLLLGMALAQAARFAQSLRRIENFNTELIEEVNAAKAELAATLAQQHALELAHARIGERVNLVSDLHDGLGGMLLGSIATLERQPGNLGAPELLAMLKSLRDDLRLIIDATGRDDGARALGELLAPMRHRSAQLLDANGIDCRWTVSNIDTLELPPSKSLDLMRFLQEALTNVLKHSGSRRVDVTVARAGAELQLSVRDDGRGFVVDQTGTAGNSGAGLRNLRARARRLGAELQLQSRPGETQVALRMPLAA is encoded by the coding sequence ATGCCATACCAAGAACATCTACCGCAAGCTGGCCGTCAACTCGCGCACCGAGGCCGTCTTCCAGGCGCGGCGGCACGGCTTGCTGCGCTGACCGGGGCGTTCCTCTTCCTTTTTCTCCTGCTCGCGGCCGCCCCCGGCCCGGCCGCCGCGCAAGCGCTGCAGGTCGAGGCCGTGCGCGCCGCCGGCTGGCAGGACACGGCCCCCCCCGCGGAGGGCTGGACGCCCGTCACCCTGCCCGACAGCTGGGACACGCGCTGGCCCGCGTTCGAAGGCGTGGTCTGGTACCGGCTGACCTGGCAGCAGCCCGGGCAGGTACGCGAGGCGGGCCTGCTGCTGAACTACCTCAACATGGCCGGCGAGGTGTCGCTCAATGGCACCGTCATCTCGCGCGACGACAGCCTGGTCGAGCCGCTCACCCGCGCCTGGAACACGCCACGCTACTGGCTGCTGGCGCCGCCGCTGCTGCACGGCGGCACCAACGTGCTGCTGGTGCGCGTGTCGGGCCTGGCGCCCTACCAGGCGGGCCTCGGGCCGGTCGAACTCGGCACGCCGGCTGCCATGCAAGCGCGTTTCGAGCGGGAGCGGCTGGTGCGCCGCGACCTGCAGATGCTGGGCCTGGCGGTCAGCGCGGCGGTGGCGGCCTTCTTCGCGGCGTGGTGGTGGCTGCGCCGGCGCGAGACGGCCTATGGCTGGTTCGCCGCGATGTCGGTGCTGTGGCTGCTGTTCGCCTACAACCAGATCGCGACCAGCCCGTGGCCCTTCGGCTCCAACCATGGCTGGCAGGCGCTGAATACCTCGCTGCTGCTGACCTTCAGCGTGTCGTACCTCGTGTTCGTGCTGCGCTACGGCGGGCGCCGCATGCCGAGGCTGGAAGTCGCGGCGCTGCTGGTGGCGGCGGCCGGCGTGCTCGACCTGTGGCTGGCGCCGCTGGCCGAGCTCGCCGCGCACCGCGCCGTGTGGACGCTGGTGGGCGGACTCACGGTCATCGTGGTGAACAGCACCGCCATCGTCCACGCGTGGCGGCACCGCGGGAGCCCGCTGCGCTCGATCGCGCCGTTCATGGCGCTGTCGGCGGCCATGGGCGCACACGACCTGCTGGTGTTCACGCAGGTGATCGACAGCAACGTCTACTACACCAACATGTCGTCGTACGTGCTGCTGCTGGGCATGGCGCTGGCGCAGGCCGCGCGCTTCGCGCAGAGCCTGCGGCGCATCGAGAACTTCAACACCGAGCTGATCGAGGAAGTCAACGCCGCCAAGGCCGAACTGGCCGCCACGCTGGCGCAGCAGCATGCGCTGGAGCTGGCGCATGCGCGCATCGGCGAGCGCGTGAACCTGGTGAGCGACCTGCACGACGGCCTGGGCGGCATGCTGCTGGGCAGCATCGCGACGCTGGAGCGCCAGCCCGGCAACCTCGGCGCGCCCGAGCTGCTGGCGATGCTCAAGAGCCTGCGCGACGACCTGCGGCTGATCATCGACGCCACCGGCCGGGACGACGGCGCCCGCGCGCTGGGCGAGCTGCTGGCGCCGATGCGCCACCGCAGCGCGCAACTGCTCGATGCCAACGGCATCGACTGCCGGTGGACGGTGTCGAACATCGACACGCTCGAGCTGCCGCCGTCGAAAAGCCTCGACCTGATGCGTTTCCTGCAGGAGGCGCTGACGAACGTGCTCAAGCACAGCGGCAGCCGCCGCGTGGACGTGACCGTGGCGCGCGCCGGCGCCGAGCTGCAGTTGAGCGTGCGCGACGACGGCCGCGGCTTCGTGGTCGATCAGACGGGCACCGCCGGCAACAGCGGCGCCGGCCTGCGCAACCTGCGCGCGCGCGCACGCCGCCTCGGGGCCGAGCTGCAGTTGCAGTCGCGCCCCGGCGAAACGCAGGTGGCGCTGCGCATGCCGCTGGCCGCCTGA
- a CDS encoding cytochrome P450/oxidoreductase produces the protein MADTAHPAPAQRTSGCPVAHGALSSERTPTGCPVSLRAADFDPFEDGYQQDPPEYVRWAREQEPVFWSPKLGYWVITRYDDIKAVFRDNITFSPSNALEKITPTGDEANAVLASYGFALNRTLVNEDEPAHMPRRRALMDPFTPEALKHHEPMVRELAREYVDRFIDDGRADLVDQMLWEIPLTVALHFLGVPEEDMDTLRKYSIAHTVNTWGRPRPEEQVAVAHAVGNFWQYAGKVLDKMRQDPDAPGWMQYGIRKQALHPEVVTDSYLHSMMMAGIVAAHETTANATANAVKLLLQHPQVWQELCEDPGLIPNAVEECLRHNGSVAAWRRLVTKNTQVGGVDLPAGSRLLIVTSSANHDDRHFDDADLFDIRRDNASDHLTFGYGSHQCMGKNLARMEMQIFLEEFTRRLPHMRLSPQRFTYVPNTSFRGPEHLLVEWDPAANPERANKGLRDVQVPVRIGEPSAHAIARPVVVECVTPVAEGIVRLRLASPDGKPLPRWTPGAHIDVECGSPERSRQYSLCGDPDDAGAFEIAVLHEPEGRGGSAWVHAGVKAGDRLRIRGPRNHFRLDESVQKAIFIAGGIGITPVSAMARRARALGIDYELHYSGRSRATMAFLDELAVLHGERLHVHAADEGRRNDLQALLAHPVPGAQVYACGPLRMLEALEDCCAAWPEGALRVEHFESTLATLDPSKEHAFEVELKDSGLVLTVPPDQTLLTALRAANVDVQSDCEEGLCGSCEVRVLAGKVDHRDVVLTRSERDANTKMMACCSRACEGRLVLEL, from the coding sequence ATGGCAGACACCGCACATCCCGCGCCAGCGCAGCGCACCTCCGGCTGCCCCGTCGCGCACGGCGCGCTGTCTTCCGAGCGCACGCCCACCGGTTGCCCGGTGAGCCTGCGCGCCGCCGACTTCGACCCCTTCGAGGACGGCTACCAGCAGGACCCGCCGGAGTACGTGCGCTGGGCGCGCGAGCAGGAGCCGGTCTTCTGGAGCCCGAAGCTCGGCTACTGGGTCATCACGCGCTACGACGACATCAAGGCGGTGTTCCGCGACAACATCACCTTCAGCCCGTCGAACGCGCTCGAGAAGATCACGCCCACCGGCGACGAGGCCAACGCGGTGCTGGCCTCGTACGGCTTCGCGCTGAACCGCACGCTGGTCAACGAGGACGAGCCCGCTCACATGCCGCGCCGCCGCGCGCTGATGGACCCGTTCACGCCCGAGGCGCTGAAGCACCACGAGCCCATGGTGCGCGAGCTGGCGCGCGAGTACGTCGACCGCTTCATCGACGACGGCCGCGCCGACCTCGTCGACCAGATGCTGTGGGAGATTCCGCTCACCGTGGCGCTGCACTTCCTCGGCGTGCCCGAGGAGGACATGGACACGCTGCGCAAGTACTCCATCGCACACACCGTCAACACCTGGGGCCGCCCCAGGCCCGAGGAGCAGGTGGCGGTGGCGCACGCGGTGGGCAACTTCTGGCAGTACGCCGGCAAGGTGCTCGACAAGATGCGCCAGGACCCCGACGCGCCCGGCTGGATGCAGTACGGCATCCGCAAGCAGGCGCTGCATCCCGAGGTGGTGACCGACTCGTACCTGCACTCGATGATGATGGCCGGCATCGTGGCCGCGCACGAGACCACGGCCAATGCCACCGCCAATGCGGTGAAGCTGCTGCTGCAGCACCCGCAGGTGTGGCAGGAACTGTGCGAGGACCCGGGCCTCATTCCCAACGCGGTGGAAGAGTGCCTGCGCCACAACGGTTCGGTTGCCGCATGGCGGCGCCTCGTCACCAAAAACACGCAGGTCGGCGGCGTCGACCTGCCCGCGGGTTCGCGCCTGCTCATCGTGACCTCGTCGGCGAACCACGACGACAGGCATTTCGACGATGCCGACCTGTTCGACATCCGCCGCGACAACGCCAGCGACCATCTCACCTTCGGCTACGGTTCGCACCAGTGCATGGGCAAGAACCTGGCGCGCATGGAGATGCAGATCTTCCTGGAGGAGTTCACGCGCCGCCTGCCGCACATGCGGCTGTCGCCGCAGCGCTTCACCTACGTGCCGAACACCTCGTTCCGCGGGCCCGAGCATCTGCTGGTCGAGTGGGACCCTGCTGCCAACCCCGAGCGCGCGAACAAGGGCCTGCGCGACGTGCAGGTGCCCGTTCGCATCGGCGAGCCGTCGGCGCATGCCATTGCGCGGCCGGTGGTGGTCGAGTGCGTCACGCCGGTGGCCGAGGGCATCGTCAGGCTGCGCCTGGCCTCGCCCGACGGCAAGCCGCTGCCGCGCTGGACGCCCGGCGCGCACATCGACGTGGAATGCGGCAGCCCCGAACGCTCGCGCCAGTACTCGCTGTGCGGCGACCCCGACGATGCCGGCGCATTCGAAATCGCCGTGCTGCACGAGCCCGAAGGCCGTGGCGGCTCGGCGTGGGTGCACGCCGGCGTGAAGGCCGGTGACCGGCTGCGCATTCGCGGACCGCGCAATCACTTCCGGCTCGACGAGTCCGTGCAGAAGGCGATCTTCATCGCCGGCGGCATCGGCATCACGCCGGTGAGCGCGATGGCGCGCCGCGCCAGGGCGCTGGGCATCGACTACGAGCTGCACTACAGCGGCCGCAGCCGAGCGACCATGGCTTTCCTCGACGAACTGGCGGTGCTGCATGGCGAACGCCTGCATGTGCACGCCGCCGACGAAGGCCGGCGCAACGACCTGCAGGCGCTGCTTGCGCATCCCGTGCCCGGTGCACAGGTGTATGCGTGCGGCCCGCTGCGCATGCTCGAGGCCCTCGAGGATTGCTGCGCCGCGTGGCCCGAAGGCGCGCTGCGCGTGGAGCATTTCGAATCGACGCTGGCCACGCTCGATCCGTCGAAGGAACACGCCTTCGAGGTCGAGCTGAAGGACTCCGGCCTGGTGCTCACCGTGCCGCCCGACCAGACGCTGCTGACCGCGCTGCGCGCCGCGAACGTCGACGTGCAGAGCGATTGCGAAGAAGGCCTGTGCGGCTCCTGCGAGGTGCGCGTGCTGGCCGGCAAGGTCGATCACCGCGACGTGGTGCTCACGCGCAGCGAGCGCGATGCCAACACCAAGATGATGGCCTGCTGCTCGCGCGCGTGCGAGGGCCGGCTGGTGCTCGAGCTTTAG
- a CDS encoding Bug family tripartite tricarboxylate transporter substrate binding protein: protein MKKQIARGLAVLSFVAVASTGAGAQTFPAKPIRWIVPYAAGGGSDFLARTVAQTLSTQVGQPVLVDNKPGGNTALAAAETARSPADGYTVLSADNGTLVFNPALYKSLSYSPTKDLTPVTLMGKFPMILVVGTNSGFNTAKDFIAQARAKPGGINYASAGAGSPHHLAMELLKVEAKLFMVHVPYRGAAPALADVVGGQLPAMMVDLAAGSGFIKGGKVRALAVANPTRLPQLPDVPTFAELGYKNVEAAALVGVVVPSATPKDVVGTLNRQLVAAINEPSVRTRMIDFGVEPVGNTPAQYAELLKNETVRWHKLIHDLKITLD, encoded by the coding sequence ATGAAGAAGCAGATTGCCCGCGGCCTCGCCGTTCTTTCGTTCGTCGCAGTGGCGAGCACCGGTGCCGGCGCACAGACTTTCCCCGCCAAGCCGATCCGCTGGATCGTTCCCTATGCAGCCGGCGGCGGCTCCGACTTCCTGGCGCGCACGGTGGCGCAGACGCTGTCCACGCAGGTCGGCCAGCCCGTGCTGGTCGACAACAAGCCCGGCGGCAACACCGCGCTGGCCGCCGCAGAAACCGCGCGCTCGCCGGCCGACGGCTACACGGTGCTGTCGGCCGACAACGGCACGCTGGTCTTCAACCCCGCCCTCTACAAGTCGCTGAGCTACAGCCCCACCAAGGACCTCACGCCCGTCACGCTGATGGGCAAGTTCCCCATGATCCTGGTGGTCGGCACCAACTCGGGCTTCAACACCGCCAAGGACTTCATCGCGCAGGCCCGCGCCAAGCCGGGCGGCATCAACTACGCCTCGGCCGGCGCGGGCAGCCCGCACCACCTGGCGATGGAGCTGCTGAAGGTGGAGGCCAAGCTGTTCATGGTGCACGTGCCGTACCGCGGCGCGGCGCCCGCGCTGGCCGACGTGGTCGGCGGACAGCTGCCGGCCATGATGGTCGACCTGGCCGCAGGCTCGGGCTTCATCAAGGGCGGCAAGGTGCGCGCGCTGGCGGTGGCCAACCCCACGCGCCTGCCGCAGCTGCCCGACGTCCCCACCTTCGCCGAACTCGGCTACAAGAACGTCGAGGCCGCCGCGCTGGTCGGCGTGGTGGTGCCCTCGGCCACGCCGAAGGATGTGGTCGGCACGCTGAACCGCCAGCTGGTGGCGGCCATCAACGAGCCCTCGGTGCGCACGCGCATGATCGACTTCGGCGTGGAGCCCGTGGGCAACACGCCCGCGCAATACGCCGAGCTGCTCAAGAACGAAACCGTGCGCTGGCACAAGCTGATCCACGACCTCAAGATCACCCTCGACTGA